TTTTCCGAAGTACAAATTGTATTTTTCTTTCCATGTCTTCGTTGTAGATAGCTTTGCACTTTTCGTGGTTTACACGCCGTCTTGTCTGAAAAGATAAGTGAAATGGAGTTTACAAAGCACAGCTAACTTTAGCAAATCAATGAAAGTTTCAGAGAAGCTTTTAGTAAACAGATACGGGGCCCAAAAATACCTGAAAGGGTTTCTCGTAATATCTGGTAAGTCTGTACTGCTCCAAAATACCGTCCTTGCCAAGAACTCGGTTGATCAGCCGACAAGCATCTTCCACATTATTATTCTTTACAAATACTGTGCGTGCAATGAACGACGGATGTCTATTTCCCAATAATTTTAGTGTtagaaacattttatttaataaattatttgagaaAATTACATACGGAAAAAGAATTaaggttattttttattatgacaGTTTTGACTttccttatgtaaaaagtaatcattcatctaagtaaaaagtactctgtggtgttgACATCTAACCAGGGTCATCAATCTTCGAACAAATAGCATGGTACAGTACTTCAATTCATTTAGTACCAAAAGGCAATAGCAGACCGCGCTACTGTGACTGGACAAATtcgatatattattctgtggtcaaggcatcccatgtttaatttttctaccaaattggtagtttagtttacattaacatatttgtattttaaagaaaaaaatattctctaaccattaatttctatttaccaatattttatttggttctacctttggtatgtatcattgatttaataaatattcttgaaaataaaattgtcagacaattttttgctattgatATGGTAGAAATTGGGCAAACAACCTGGTCTGTGCTGGCAGTCGTAATGTTTTCTGATTTTGCTATTTTTAATACcttttgtaactatttaaagccagtttttagtgatttcacgctacgtttagcaaaccagtgaacctaacccacgctaagtaagctgtcagagattctagtgttttgagaccaaagaaattttaagttttccgtacccatgtttgaaacagagacttccagtgttttgagacaggactctagtgttttgagacagaactccagtgtttatttacgagacaggactccagtatagttgtagttaggtactagttaagtttagtgaacATTTCTTACAAGAGGGGCTGTATTCCAGGCTGTTCAGGTTCACTGCAGGTTTGTAAATGCCATTGTAATACCgtcataggtatctactttaatccttgaatgcaatttttattaaattccttgaacttgatgacaatatgtggttcacgcataggtttttctttaagtattgggcgttccgatccagtgatagattctcttgacgattcgaaagcacctatttacaagtttatttgaataaagaagtaggtatttctttagtttttctagaccaaattcctatcatgatcaacacatcgctggctcactacagagcacgggtcacttcttagagtgagaaggggtttagccataatctaccacactggccatgtgcggattggtagacttcacaccctttgataacattatggagaactttcaggcatgcaggtttcctcacgatgttttccttcaccgttaaagcaagtgatatttaattagttaaaacacacaactccgaaaagttagaggtgcatgccctagattgaacccccgacctcagattagatgtgattagattaattgagtcagatttagtgaacatgttatgaacttgtgaccatactaagatactcatgtttttacttttcaggtttagaaaatgtcctgcatgaatttccaaatcgtgcaaaagatttggatctttttatgacctggattcataatattgatatcttgaaactaaactactcggcaccagaccccagtcctcaggcaactttataaactgttttaggataaggaagagtgattaggattaattttggtaaaaataaagattagaatccaaaaatttctattatttaaaaatatgtgttcagattaattattatagattttttttaaatttacatgatatgttaaattgtaagggagtcaaatattaataaataattaatctgaacacaatcctaccttccatagcagtcctatatgtatgtattatatgtataggtatgaacctataaagcagtatatatatatatataggtaggtatgtacatattatgaatattagtTCCATTCGTCAGATACAGATGGCGCTACTAAGCTGTTGCCACTATTAGCTCGCGAGATAGTACTCTAtttccatatgttaaaagtactctgtgcatcTAACTCTTAACTCcacccatagattatctactatataaactcttaagttttttttttctgttattattaaattatttaatataagtaattacTCTAAGTTGACATTGAGCATTTGTTGGTACTTAGTCTACAGTTTGCGGCTATGGCTATGTTATTAGTCTggggttataattttttttctgcaTTTACAGCTCTGGATTCCACAgatactgtcggcggtacattgttcgggactacgtcatgaactgttatcgattgaacagcgccatctagttgaatctgtggcaaccgccacaggtACATCTCCCTCCCTccatcacttcgttgtccgtctgtcgtgtctgtcaagaaaacctatagggcacgcTATAGGGTAATACTTCTTGTTGCCTTtcaatcatgaaaggcaggtaactagttaggtaggtcttatagcacacatagacaaaaaatccgaaaaacgtgaatttgtggttcaggTGCTGGTCATCTTGTTTTTCTCCCTTGTCAAATATCAATAGGTATACGAGGCTGTCCGCCGCgtccgataatttgtttccgcctt
The nucleotide sequence above comes from Maniola hyperantus chromosome 8, iAphHyp1.2, whole genome shotgun sequence. Encoded proteins:
- the mRpS21 gene encoding small ribosomal subunit protein bS21m; the encoded protein is MFLTLKLLGNRHPSFIARTVFVKNNNVEDACRLINRVLGKDGILEQYRLTRYYEKPFQTRRRVNHEKCKAIYNEDMERKIQFVLRKNRHEPFPGCH